tttcttcacctaCCTCGATTCATTattgatttcctttttctattctcgtcGGTAAcaagtaattttattttattcttttcctcaaAAGATCACAGATAGTAACCGTACGTATGGAAACCTttgtagataaaaataaagaaagtgtGAAGAAAACAGAACTAAAGGAATAAATCAAATAGCTAGTAATTTTAATcgtgattataaaaaattataaaccacAGAAGCAACCGCTGTAACAATAATAGCAACGGCAACAACGGTAAAACGGCGCTTCATTACCGGGttacaaaattttccagaGCATAAATAGCCGGCAAAAGCAGAGACAGTGCAAtaatggaaaatatatatcaaaaattaattatgtatAAGGTACATTACTGTAAATAAACTACAGTGTTTACTATCAAACGAAaataagcggaaaaaaaacaacaacaacaacaacaacaacaacaacagagaAACGACAAAATTTTAACATAATGAATGAAACAAACTCGAATTTTTGTCGTATAAGTCGCggctgtattgtacatatattaaatttgatcagttacaaaaattttctagtataattatgtaattagacagttttatatacttaacaatcacattgtttataatatccccttgatcttcgccgatgtaaccatatattgatagtaataatgataataacaaaaataatgtgggagcattgaatgatgtaattgcaattgcgtgtaaatataataaaggtattgacgaaaaaactctttatatcttcttgtatttttagattttcctcTTATATCTTGTCCGGCTAATTTTATGACAAAACTGAAAGATGTACAGTGTGCAGGTTACCGGTGCGGTATTTTATGCtagaaagtgttttttttttttgttttttttttttttttcctcttgaaattgcaattgatgcgacttctcgttatcagattatcatcgttatcgatcgatgcattaatttcatctcaaacCGACCAATTATTGGAATCGACCCCTTTCGATTTGGATGAATTCCTTCTGGGAGTTTCCTGCCGAAGGTAAGAAGACAAATCTTTTGTTTTGAACgttggatgaaattcaaaattttattcataccataAGCTAAAGTTTTTGGGGGGCTGGAcgctgtaagaaaaaatcaacttggTGAGTAACGGACACTCCGTTCGTCGGTTATACCATGCACTGTTTGCAAAAGCGTGGACAATGCGGTTTTCCTTAcgattgaaaaagcaaaaccaaTTAGCGACTGACACCGCTTGCCTTCCGGCACTGCCCGACTCTTCTGCGGCAAGATAAGAACGTGCCGATGACCGTTATCTTCGCTAACAGGTTTGTCACAGGCACGATGAATTACCTACATGTGCAAGTGCGTTATTATATGGGTGGTCAAAGGATTTCCTTGTTACATCTCAAATTGCGCATGTATTCTATtcgactccgttttttttattacatcatcgGAGCATTTTTCATGCACATACGATGCGTCATACTTTGCTagacggtatatataaatgataccGAGCGTAATGAACGATTTAGTCTGTTTGCATTTTCAAGCACCAAGTCGAATCATGGATTTTTCAGAGTCGCATtcagataatttgataaaccgatttttcgaagcttgCTGCGATCCTCGATACCCGGCGACTATTATGCTGGTGAGATTAACGTCTACCGATGACACCGTCGTCAGGATTGCATTCGAAAACGAACGCGCCGTGCAACACGCCGAAGAACGTTTTATCGACTGGTAGCTATAATTTTTAGGAAtgagtcaaatttttatttttgttttcttaaaattttcaaatcacagtAATCACGTGTCAACGTCGcgtaacattgaaatttattccaggTACGAAAGTCAGGAAGTTGATGAGACGTCAAAgttcaaatcgatcgatatatatatgaactatTCACCCTGCTGCGGGAATTCAGAGGGAAAACAAGGTATGTAAATCCAGTCGATAATTTATTGGTGAATCTTGCAAAGTGAacgtgtgaattttcttcgctcactCGGCGCGATTGTTATCTTCGTTATTTGTTCGTAAttaatcgttttcatcgttatcgatgcAGGTTGCGCTTCAAGATTGAAGGATTGGTTGGAGGACAAGGAATTCAAGGTTGCGATTTACTACGCTTGgttttacatcaatttttatgaaaattcgaataagctCGCTTACGTGAACGCCTTGAACGAATTGGTGAACGAGAGACAAGttccggtgttgaaaatcaccaacgaaattttccaatccttgTGTACCGAATGTTCTGTTGATGTGGACGTAAACTGCAGttacgacgaaaaattgcagTACGGCAATGAGGGGCTCGAGAGGCAAATTCATAGCGTGCCCAACTTGGAGGCGGAGTagctgacaaatttttcgaaatcgatgttCTGCCATTTTTAGTTTCCCGACGAAGTCGAACAGATTTGTGTAGAAGTAGCAATCGCTATGACGTGCTCAACTGTTCTAGAAATAGGGCTCTCGCGTAGAAGATTTTGATAACCTTTCATTGGGTAGTGAATAACACAAGTTTAAAATGATCATgcgaaaaatgagatcgaCAATCTGATGACGAAACCAAAAACGTAGCGCTGTTCTCCgttgtgaaatcaaaaattagtgCCAAGTATCAGAACTTGATTAGTATccaaatataatgatatgatGATATCCATGAAGACTTTAATGATGAGAATTCACCATCgaattgataagaaattttccaattctacaGTGCGCCAAACTGTCCTTGCGGGACGTTGAGACGTACCTCGGCGCCACGCCGcagatgtgtataatacagcaAAACGCACAATGAACTATGTGCGGTAGGTCAAGCGGTATTTACAGCGAGATACAAAGGAACGAagataacttacaattagttctaACTTGATGTAGTGCaactgcgttcgtgcgcgcaaacagttttgctcatcgatcgtttgcgttcgtgcgcgcaaacatttGTGCTCAACGGTCGTTTGCGtttgtgcgcgcaaacagttttgctcatcgatcgtttgcgttcgtgcgcgcaaacagtttcgctcatcgatcgtttgcgttcgtgcgcgcaaacagtttcgctcatcgatcgtttgcgttcgtgcgcgcaaacagttttgctcatcgatcgtttgcgttcgtgcgcgcaaacagtttcgctcatcgatcgtttgcgttcgtgcgcgcaaacagtttcgctcatcgatcgtttgcgttcgtacgcgcaaacagtttcgctcatcgatcgtttgcgttcgtgcgcgcaaacacattcgctcatcgatcgtttgcgttcgtgcgcgctaacacttttgctcatcgatcgtttgcgttcgtacgcgcaaacagtttcgctcatcgatcgtttgcaacAAACTCGAATTTTTGTCGTATAAGTCGCggctgtattgtacatatattaaatttgatcagttacaaaaattttctagtataattatgtaattcgACAGTTTTATATACTTAACAATCACATTGTTTATAATATCCCCTTGATCTTCGCCGATGTAACCATATATTGacagtaataatgataataacaaaaataatgtgggagcattgaatgatgtaattgcaattgcgtgtaaatataataaaggtaTTGACGGAAAAACTCTTTAtatcttcttgtatttttagattttcctcTTATATCTTGTCCGGCTAATTTTATGACAAAACTGAAAGATGTACAGTGTGCAGGTTACCGGTGCGGTATTTTATGCtagaaagtgttttttttttttgttttttttttttttttcctcttgaaattgcaattgatgcgacttctcgttatcagattatcatcgttatcgatcgatgcattaatttcatctcaaacCGACCAATTATTGGAATCGACCCCTTTCGATTTGGATGAATTCCTTCTGGGAGTTCCCTGCCGAAGGTAAGAAGACAAATCTTTTGTTTTGAACgttggatgaaattcaaaattttattcataccataAGCTAAAGTTTTTGGGGGGCTGGAcgctgtaagaaaaaatcaacttggTGAGTAACGGACACTCCGTTCGTCGGTTATACCATGCACTGTTTGCAAAAGCGTGGACAATGCGGTTTTCCTTAcgattgaaaaagcaaaaccaaTTAGCGACTGACACCGCTTGCCTTCCGGCACTGCCCGACTCTTCTGCGGCAAGATAAGAACGTGCCGATGACCGTTATCTTCGCTAACAGGTTTGTCACAGGCACGATGAATTACCTACATGTGCAAGTGCGTTATTATATGGGTGGTCAAAGGATTTCCTTGTTACATCTCAAATTGCGCATGTATTCTATtcgactccgttttttttattacatcatcgGAGCATTTTTCATGCACATACGATGCGTCATACTTTGCTagacggtatatataaatgataccGAGCGTAATGAACGATTTAGTCTGTTTGCATTTTCAAGCACCAAGTCGAATCATGGATTTTTCAGAGTCGCATtcagataatttgataaaccGATTTTTCAAAGCTTGCTGCGATCGTCGATACCCGGCGACTATTATGCTGGTGAGATTAACGTCTACCGATGACACCGTCGTCAGGATTGCATTCGAAAACGAACGCGCCGTGCAACACGCCGAAGAACGTTTTATCGACTGGTAGCTATAATTTTTAGGAAtgagtcaaatttttatttttgttttcttaaaattttcaaatcacagtAATCACGTGTCAACGTCGcgtaacattgaaatttattccaggTACGAAAGTCAGGAAGTTGATGAGACGTCAAAgttcaaatcgatcgatatatatatgaactatTCACCCTGCTGCGGGAATTCAGAGGGAAAACAAGGTATGTAAATCCAGTCGATAATTTATTGGTGAATCTTGCAAAGTGAacgtgtgaattttcttcgctcactCGGCGCGATTGTTATCTTCGTTATTTGTTCGTAAttaatcgttttcatcgttatcgatgcAGGTTGCGCTTCAAGATTGAAGGATTGGTTGGAGGACAAGGAATTCAAGGTTGCGATTTACTACGCTTGgttttacatcaatttttatgaaaattcgaataagctCGCTTACGTGAACGCCTTGAACGAATTGGTGAACGAGAGACAAGttccggtgttgaaaatcaccaacgaaattttccaatccttgTGTACCGAATGTTCTGTTGATGTGGACGTAAACTGCAGttacgacgaaaaattgcagTACGGCAATGAGGGGCTCGAGAGGCAAATTCATAGCGTGCCCAACTTGGAGGCGGAGTagctgacaaatttttcgaaatcgatgttCTGCCATTTTTAGTTTCCCGACGAAGTCGAACAGATTTGTGTAGAAGTAGCAATCGCTATGACGTGCTCAACTGTTCTAGAAATAGGGCTCTCGCGTAGAAGATTTTGATAACCTTTCATTGGGTAGTGAATAACACAAGTTTAAAATGATCATgcgaaaaatgagatcgaCAATCTGATGACGAAACCAAAAACGTAGCGCTGTTCTCCgttgtgaaatcaaaaattagtgCCAAGTATCAGAACTTGATTAGTATccaaatataatgatatgatGATATCCATGAAGACTTTAATGATGAGAATTCACCATCgaattgataagaaattttccaattctacaGTGCGCCAAACTGTCCTTGCGGGACGTTGAGACGTACCTCGGCGCCACGCCGcagatgtgtataatacagcaAAACGCACAATGAACTATGTGCGGTAGGTCAAGCGGTATTTACAGCGAGATACAAAGGAACGAagataacttacaattagttctaACTTGATGTAGTGCaactgcgttcgtgcgcgcaaacagttttgctcatcgatcgtttgcgttcgtgcgcgcaaacatttGTGCTCAACGGTCGTTTGCGtttgtgcgcgcaaacagttttgctcatcgatcgtttgcgttcgtgcgcgcaaacagtttcgctcatcgatcgtttgcgttcgtgcgcgcaaacagtttcgctcatcgatcgtttgcgttcgtgcgcgcaaacagttttgctcatcgatcgtttgcgttcgtgcgcgcaaacagtttcgctcatcgatcgtttgcgttcgtgcgcgcaaacagtttcgctcatcgatcgtttgcgttcgtacgcgcaaacagtttcgctcatcgatcgtttgcgttcgtgcgcgcaaacacattcgctcatcgatcgtttgcgttcgtgcgcgctaacacttttgctcatcgatcgtttgcgttcgtacgcgcaaacagtttcgctcatcgatcgtttgcaacAAACTCGAATTTTTGTCGTATAAGTCGCggctgtattgtacatatattaaatttgatcagttacaaaaattttctagtataattatgtaattcgacagttttatatacttaacaatcacattgtttataatatccccttgatcttcgccgatgtaaccatatattgatagtaataatgataataacaaaaataatgtgggagcattgaatgatgtaattgcaattgcgtgtaaatataataaaggtaTTGACGGAAAAACTCTTTAtatcttcttgtatttttagattttccttTTATATCTTGTCCGGCTAATTTTATGACAAAACTGAAAGATGTACAGTGTGCAGGTTACCGGTGCGGTATTTTATGCtagaaagtgttttttttttttgtttttttttttttttcctcttgaaattgcaattgatgcgacttctcgttatcagattatcatcgttatcgatcgatgcattaatttcatctcaaacCGACCAATTATTGGAATCGACCCCTTTCGATTTGGATGAATTCCTTCTGGGAGTTCCCTGCCGAAGGTAAGAAGACAAATCTTTTGTTTTGAACgttggatgaaattcaaaattttattcataccataAGCTAAAGTTTTTGGGGGGCTGGAcgctgtaagaaaaaatcaacttggTGAGTAACGGACACTCCGTTCGTCGGTTATACCATGCACTGTTTGCAAAAGCGTGGACAATGCGGTTTTCCTTAcgattgaaaaagcaaaaccaaTTAGCGACTGACACCGCTTGCCTTCCGGCACTGCCCGACTCTTCTGCGGCAAGATAAGAACGTGCCGATGACCGTTATCTTCGCTAACAGGTTTGTCACAGGCACGATGAATTACCTACATGTGCAAGTGCGTTATTATATGGGTGGTCAAAGGATTTCCTTGTTACATCTCAAATTGCGCATGTATTCTATtcgactccgttttttttattacatcatcgGAGCATTTTTCATGCACATACGATGCGTCATACTTTGCTagacggtatatataaatgataccGAGCGTAATGAACGATTTAGTCTGTTTGCATTTTCAAGCACCAAGTCGAATCATGGATTTTTCAGAGTCGCATtcagataatttgataaaccgatttttcgaagcttgCTGCGATCCTCGATACCCGGCGACTATTATGCTGGTGAGATTAACGTCTACCGATGACACCGTCGTCAGGATTGCATTCGAAAACGAACGCGCCGTGCAACACGCCGAAGAACGTTTTATCGACTGGTAGCTATAATTTTTAGGAAtgagtcaaatttttatttttgttttcttaaaattttcaaatcacagtAATCACGTGTCAACGTCGcgtaacattgaaatttattccaggTACGAAAGTCAGGAAGTTGATGAGACGTCAAAgttcaaatcgatcgatatatatatgaactatTCACCCTGCTGCGGGAATTCAGAGGGAAAACAAGGTATGTAAATCCAGTCGATAATTTATTGGTGAATCTTGCAAAGTGAacgtgtgaattttcttcgctcaccCGGCGCGATTGTTATCTTCGTTATTTGTTCGTAAttaatcgttttcatcgttatcgatgcAGGTTGCGCTTCAAGATTGAAGGATTGGTTGGAGGACAAGGAATTCAAGGTTGCGATTTACTACGCTTGgttttacatcaatttttatgaaaattcgaataagctCGCTTACGTGAACGCCTTGAACGAATTGGTGAACGAGAGACAAGttccggtgttgaaaatcaccaacgaaattttccaatccttgTGTACCGAATGTTCTGTTGATGTGGACGTAAACTGCAGttacgacgaaaaattgcagTACGGCAATGAGGGGCTCGAGAGGCAAATTCATAGCGTGCCCAACTTGGAGGCGGAGTagctgacaaatttttcgaaatcgatgttCTGCCATTTTTAGTTTCCCGACGAAGTCGAACAGATTTGTGTAGAAGTAGCAATCGCTATGACGTGCTCAACTGTTCTAGAAATAGGGCTCTCGCGTAGAAGATTTTGATAACCTTTCATTGGGTAGTGAATAACACAAGTTTAAAATGATCATgcgaaaaatgagatcgaCAATCTGATGACGAAACCAAAAACGTAGCGCTGTTCTCCgttgtgaaatcaaaaattagtgCCAAGTATCAGAACTTGATTAGTATccaaatataatgatatgatGATATCCATGAAGACTTTAATGATGAGAATTCACCATCgaattgataagaaattttccaattctacaGTGCGCCAAACTGTCCTTGCGGGACGTTGAGACGTACCTCGGCGCCACGCCGcagatgtgtataatacagcaAAACGCACAATGAACTATGTGCGGTAGGTCAAGCGGTATTTACAGCGAGATACAAAGGAACGAagataacttacaattagttctaACTTGATGTAGTGCaactgcgttcgtgcgcgcaaacagttttgctcatcgatcgtttgcgttcgtgcgcgcaaacagttttgctcaaCGGTCGTTTGCGtttgtgcgcgcaaacagttttgctcatcgatcgtttgcgttcgtgcgcgcaaacagtttcgctcatcgatcgtttgcgttcgtgcgcgcaaacagtttcgctcatcgatcgtttgcgttcgtgcgcgcaaacagttttgctcatcgatcgtttgcgttcgtgcgcgcaaacagtttcgctcatcgatcgtttgcgttcgtgcgcgcaaacagtttcgctcatcgatcgtttgcgttcgtacgcgcaaacagtttcgctcatcgatcgtttgcgttcgtgcgcgcaaacacatttgctcatcgatcgtttgcgttcgtgcgcgctaacacttttgctcatcgatcgtttgcgttcgtacgcgcaaacagtttcgctcatcgatcgtttg
The sequence above is a segment of the Athalia rosae chromosome 5, iyAthRosa1.1, whole genome shotgun sequence genome. Coding sequences within it:
- the LOC125500884 gene encoding uncharacterized protein LOC125500884 is translated as MIPSVMNDLVCLHFQAPSRIMDFSESHSDNLINRFFEACCDPRYPATIMLVRLTSTDDTVVRIAFENERAVQHAEERFIDWYESQEVDETSKFKSIDIYMNYSPCCGNSEGKQGCASRLKDWLEDKEFKVAIYYAWFYINFYENSNKLAYVNALNELVNERQVPVLKITNEIFQSLCTECSVDVDVNCSYDEKLQYGNEGLERQIHSVPNLEAE
- the LOC125500885 gene encoding uncharacterized protein LOC125500885, producing MIPSVMNDLVCLHFQAPSRIMDFSESHSDNLINRFFKACCDRRYPATIMLVRLTSTDDTVVRIAFENERAVQHAEERFIDWYESQEVDETSKFKSIDIYMNYSPCCGNSEGKQGCASRLKDWLEDKEFKVAIYYAWFYINFYENSNKLAYVNALNELVNERQVPVLKITNEIFQSLCTECSVDVDVNCSYDEKLQYGNEGLERQIHSVPNLEAE